The window CATTCTCTACATAGTATTACTTTCACAGGGATATTTTGTCACTATCCGGTGATGATTATGAGACAGACTCCACTTTTTATCTTCTGGATTTACAGCCAAGTCTTCTGTAAAAAGGATGTAAAAGAAATCCACACTCACCAACAGAAACCCTGACCACTTTCACGCATAAATCTGATGCTTTGTCTCCTGGTTTTTAACTGTCAGAGTTTggtctgagaaaaaaaaaaagatgctatTTTTGGGAACATTAGGTTCTGGAGGAAAGAGTAATTATGTCTGCTCATATGTTTCAGAGTCAGAAATCATGAAGCCTTATTTTAAGCATAGTGACTGCATGAGATTTATAACATTAACACTTGTTCCTTAATGCTTTGTGGGttgttttacatatttgtaaCAGTGATGTAGGGttcccacaccaggtcttgaaccCCAGTCCCCCAGACCACAGACAGCTGTGCAAACCAGTCAGTCAAAGGGTTAACCCAGCTCGTCTAGTCATCTGTGGTCGTTAAACTACCCTCTCCTTCAGGAAGCACATCCCCTGCGTTTCAGCTTTTTCCGGCTCCATCACGTTTCTGTGGGCGATGCGTCTCCAATGGCCTCACGGTTTAGCCATCCCACTTCTGACACTAATGTCACAGCAGAGGAGGGTTCCCACAATGGGTTTCCGATCTCAGTCCCCCAAaccacagacagctgctctaaCCAGTCAGACAAAGGGTTAACCCATTGGCCGAGGGCCAGCGCGTCTAGTCATCCGTGATCATTACATATTGTATGCATTTATAATGTAGGGGTTGTACTATAACACATTGAACATTCAGTTCAAGCAATcactgtttgtttaatctgattttaaatgaatttaaagcTTAATGGGGGCAACTTTTTTCAATTTAGTTTTGATATTTGTGCATGTTGGTAAATAAACTCCACATTTGCACCTCTTTAATCAGTTCTAACTCATCAGTTTATACAATATTTCTTGGTTGTTGTTACCTGTGATCGAGCGTACTCtgatgatccccagaggatgacgCCTGATGCTCCCAAGGCAGCGCTCTCCCCGATGGTATGAACCAGGTCACTCTGAAACAGAGACATGGGGACATTTTTATAAGCATGTCTGGTGGGCGCATACTCTAAGGTAGTATGATCCATCATAAAAGTATTGACTGTAAAGTTACCTCTGAAAGAACCACAAAGGTGTAGGCGTAGAAAGGTCTGGAGTAGACAAATACGGGCAGTGTGAAGTCCATACGGGCGATAGACGCAATTCTCATGGCTTCTTTGACTCGATAGTGGACGAACTTGACAGTGTTGGTGGAGGACTTGAGCTCGTAGTCCAGGTAGATGGACGGGTATAGTGCCGTGCTTTCCCTCCAGAGCCACATCAAATGATCATTACGGACATGCTCGACATTCGGGCATTCGCCTGTGTACCGTTGCGGGTGCTGCTTATACCCGTAGTTGTAACAGTCTGGAAACAGGTAAAACCCCCACAATCCATCTGGCCTGCGACCTTCAGCCAGGGCCAAGGTCAGGTTCATGAAGTTCAGTCCAGCCCTCTCAAAGTTTTCCTTTGCTTGCTTCTCCACTTTGCTCTCTGGCCAGTGCGGGTGAAGTTTCCGGATCTGTTCCTTGGACTTGTTGCGGTAGATGTCCTTGGAGCCCCAGTTTCGAACCCACTGAGGCCTCCAGTTCTCCCAATCAATGACGCCCAGGCCTCGAAAATCCTTGTGGGGGATCAGCTTGTCGATGTCAGCCCGGGCCTTACTCAGGTGTTTGGAGATGCTCTGGTTCTGGGGCAGTCCACCATTGATAGGGAACCCGGAGTTGGAGTAGAATGGGTAATATCCCAGGTGGCTGTGATAGAATATGGTGACGTTCGGTCCACTGAGGGTTTCATTGAGGTTTGCTACGATGTCAAAAACGCTTAGGTCCAGGTCCACCTTGAATCGAAGGCGACAGGACTCAGTCGGAGCGTTCCAGACTACGACAAAAGGCCGGTGGGGGATCAGAGGTGCTCGGGCTGGCTTCACCTGGTCGCCCCAAACTTCAAGCTTCACTCCAACGCCAACCCACACGGCCAGCGTCAGGAGACGGAGCCCCATCAGCGCCATAGCCCCCGATTCCTCATGGAGCAATTAGTGGTTCCTACACAAGCACAAGATAGAAATTACATGTttggagagaaaataaacacattataggCTTCAGTGAGCAGAGATAATCAGACAGGCCTGTGGGAGAACACATGAATGATGATCACTGAAGTGAACGCTCCAAATACCACAACACGACCAAACACAAACCCCCTCTGTTCTCAGAGGGAGCAGAACTGTGATGAAAAGGATGCTGGTTGAAATCCTAAAGAGTCAGTGATGGGGATAAActctcctctttccttcatCATCAATCAACACCCATTAAAACTCAGAGACACttaaaggacagtttcacaaaattttaagtctgtcttaaaacagtcaggagcctaaatgaacagtgaaacctgtttttcttgctgtaatcattcctcctattcatactgaccattacaaaaatgtatttaaaagtttatctgaagctaatatgaagcttcagcatccaaatgagtcaaatcaagtagatatctttcaacgttacagtctttttagtgccaaagtccctctttttgttactatacttccaccgcagctcaacagggaaacactgtccaaggaaacacaaagagggaatttgatgctaaaaagactgtaaatgtgtcagatatccacttgatgtgactaactcagactgctgaagctgaatagaagcttcacagagacatttaaatgcatttttgcactaaatgaaagcacatttgaaggatcttttaacagccagccatgaacaggaggaatgattacagtgaggaaaacctctttcactgttcatatggacacctgactgctggtttaagacacacttgagaaattgtgaacctgtcctttaatccACTGTCAGAAAGTCCTACTAGCAGCTTCTGACAGTAGTATAAGTGTCAGCATGACTGACTTCATTGATGCTTTCTGATTTCATCCATCAGAAATATCTCAGAGGTTGCTTTAGTGAAGAACTCATCTACTGCTGCTTTTCCCGCCATGATTTTATCTCACAGCTAATTAGGTTTTGTGGGAAAAAT is drawn from Thunnus thynnus chromosome 5, fThuThy2.1, whole genome shotgun sequence and contains these coding sequences:
- the hyal6 gene encoding hyaluronoglucosaminidase 6 → MALMGLRLLTLAVWVGVGVKLEVWGDQVKPARAPLIPHRPFVVVWNAPTESCRLRFKVDLDLSVFDIVANLNETLSGPNVTIFYHSHLGYYPFYSNSGFPINGGLPQNQSISKHLSKARADIDKLIPHKDFRGLGVIDWENWRPQWVRNWGSKDIYRNKSKEQIRKLHPHWPESKVEKQAKENFERAGLNFMNLTLALAEGRRPDGLWGFYLFPDCYNYGYKQHPQRYTGECPNVEHVRNDHLMWLWRESTALYPSIYLDYELKSSTNTVKFVHYRVKEAMRIASIARMDFTLPVFVYSRPFYAYTFVVLSESDLVHTIGESAALGASGVILWGSSEYARSQRNCLTVKKYIDGQLGHYVINVTSAAKLCSKALCKKNGRCVRKSLDSGAYLHLNPRFFNIHRNPTPRGPRFHVSGHLNNHDILDMKHKFTCQCYQGWTGVYCEVPQVPAPPPPVPPQPAIPLPHPRENSLLGDVLVLLSLHFSCLCIIMFLGLCLIIRCLIL